The Paenibacillus sp. FSL R7-0204 genome includes a region encoding these proteins:
- a CDS encoding alpha/beta fold hydrolase: MLKTKGIPLYCSIQGTGEAVLCLHGNRDSSLVFRDLAMTLAPHYQVLCADLRAHGLSEYTGPAFTLEDMVDDILKLLDEQELKQVSIIGHSLGSTLALLLSAREPDRVKKLVLMGAAATFAVPFKRPEHGEEITPDAVRQTNAAAVPYFFTEGHEAVQHQILEGWSRLPAATHRLMIQIKHPDLRPVLQGIRQKSLIITGEADRITPLHKALELNRYLPDSRMHTVPGAGHFMFLEAGGDVAAATLTFLKGE; the protein is encoded by the coding sequence ATGTTGAAGACTAAGGGGATACCTTTATATTGCAGTATTCAGGGTACCGGGGAAGCCGTGCTGTGCCTGCACGGCAACCGTGACTCTTCGCTCGTCTTCCGGGATTTGGCCATGACGCTTGCACCTCATTATCAGGTGCTGTGCGCGGACTTGCGCGCACACGGCCTGTCGGAATACACCGGTCCGGCCTTCACCCTGGAGGACATGGTGGATGATATTCTCAAGCTGCTGGATGAGCAGGAGCTGAAGCAGGTCTCGATCATCGGGCATTCCCTGGGCAGCACGCTTGCGCTGCTGCTCTCCGCACGTGAGCCGGACCGGGTGAAGAAGCTGGTATTGATGGGGGCTGCCGCCACCTTCGCGGTTCCGTTCAAGCGGCCAGAGCACGGGGAAGAGATTACGCCGGATGCGGTGCGGCAGACCAATGCGGCGGCGGTTCCGTATTTTTTCACCGAGGGCCATGAAGCGGTTCAGCATCAGATTCTGGAAGGGTGGTCCCGGCTGCCTGCCGCGACCCACCGTCTGATGATTCAGATTAAGCATCCCGATCTCCGGCCGGTCCTGCAGGGCATCCGGCAGAAATCGCTGATTATTACCGGGGAAGCGGACCGGATTACGCCGCTGCACAAGGCGCTGGAGCTGAACCGGTATTTGCCCGACTCCCGGATGCATACGGTTCCAGGCGCCGGACACTTTATGTTTCTTGAGGCGGGCGGGGATGTAGCCGCTGCCACGCTCACTTTTCTTAAGGGGGAGTGA
- a CDS encoding flavodoxin family protein produces MKKIIGLAGSMKKHHSSSEYLLSVALEAAAEQGVQTELLRLNDYNILPCDGCGNCMNGKHCHLLKDPEDQLTELYDKLKEADGFVFASPVYALSLPAVWKNWIDRCEPCSDEDLDFEYYNYDRVAGVKGKAFKGKVAGQIVVAAGPGHEWALASLMPCFTAIKLSMISSAGISLIEYDGQPGIRKRSWSKPIEEAEEAKMMARAVGMRVASSLGFSYFDLPAGQAGVGQGQGSGTQDSIERSQDSMEQSQERGMQSNPWSAFTVQDVRDEEVTLGELASIQPRIFVIGDQQASLRCGPLLERLKQQFGGSADCALIARVGQLPHFITHEFVKEKTGQTVPGFTLYYDWEDKLASRCTLAPGQPAILVGRSPGEWRLFAVDEADGRDIDRVVDYLEEAVV; encoded by the coding sequence ATGAAGAAGATCATCGGGCTTGCCGGGTCCATGAAGAAGCACCACAGCTCCAGCGAATATCTGCTCTCCGTTGCGCTTGAAGCCGCAGCGGAGCAGGGGGTACAGACGGAGCTCCTGCGGCTGAATGATTACAACATTCTGCCCTGCGACGGCTGCGGCAACTGCATGAACGGCAAGCACTGCCACCTGCTGAAGGACCCGGAGGACCAGTTGACGGAGCTGTACGACAAGCTAAAGGAGGCGGACGGCTTCGTCTTCGCTTCCCCGGTCTACGCGCTCTCGCTTCCGGCCGTCTGGAAGAACTGGATTGACCGCTGCGAGCCTTGCAGCGATGAGGATCTGGACTTCGAGTACTACAATTATGACCGGGTAGCCGGGGTGAAGGGCAAAGCGTTCAAGGGCAAGGTAGCCGGACAGATTGTTGTCGCAGCGGGCCCGGGGCATGAATGGGCGCTGGCCTCGCTGATGCCTTGCTTCACGGCGATCAAGCTGTCGATGATTTCCAGCGCAGGCATCAGCCTGATTGAATATGACGGGCAGCCGGGCATCCGCAAGCGCTCCTGGAGCAAGCCGATTGAAGAAGCGGAAGAGGCGAAGATGATGGCCCGGGCGGTCGGGATGCGGGTGGCCTCCTCCTTGGGCTTCTCTTACTTCGATCTTCCTGCCGGACAGGCGGGAGTTGGGCAAGGACAAGGAAGCGGGACGCAGGATTCTATAGAGCGGAGCCAGGACTCTATGGAGCAGAGCCAGGAACGCGGAATGCAGTCCAATCCTTGGTCTGCCTTCACTGTGCAGGACGTCCGGGATGAGGAGGTTACGCTCGGTGAACTCGCTTCGATTCAGCCAAGGATCTTCGTCATCGGCGATCAGCAGGCCAGCCTCCGCTGCGGGCCGCTGCTGGAGCGGCTGAAGCAGCAGTTCGGCGGGAGCGCAGACTGTGCGCTGATTGCAAGAGTGGGGCAGCTGCCCCACTTCATCACGCATGAATTCGTGAAGGAGAAGACAGGCCAGACCGTTCCCGGCTTCACGCTGTACTATGACTGGGAGGATAAGCTGGCCTCGCGCTGCACCCTGGCGCCCGGACAGCCGGCCATTCTGGTAGGCAGAAGCCCCGGGGAGTGGCGGTTGTTTGCAGTGGATGAAGCAGACGGCCGGGATATAGACCGGGTCGTGGACTATCTGGAGGAAGCTGTCGTATGA
- a CDS encoding U32 family peptidase, giving the protein MKLSVGTNFDDRLPILLKDSHVDVFYGKLSSDLVGGGRPTFALPTIDRARVEEHVKLLHAYGFKFNYLLNATCLDNLETTKDFHYRLRELLEWIGTLQPEYVTVSLPMLIDMVRTALPDVKISLSTFANVNTLRQARYFEEKGVSEITLPESRNRDFAFLESLRKNTRCDYQLIATNDCMLDCPMRHNHANFQSHASQCNHVTEGFALDYYMLRCTERKLQHPEELLKSQWIRPEDMYIYEELGYHKFKLTERMKTTEKIAATAQSYSGRKYEGNLLSLLNSRMAEADFEMPNFSKNIKENFAPSDKMRQVYRLLFSFQASIDNESLEGFLEGFRSKRCDRMDCDKCGYCAEWASRTVSMAKPGDEALKEFEQLFAALASGSFFESAAGAKAVWSAEGESLLGAVIGRKPEFIRDMAGPEIRKKSEELAAARGSAEVLRQDVAKANVLCTPADFRMFALSDLRALGFDTAELDLEEAAG; this is encoded by the coding sequence ATGAAGCTGTCTGTCGGCACGAACTTTGATGACCGGTTGCCCATCCTGTTGAAGGATTCACATGTGGACGTTTTCTATGGCAAGCTGTCCTCTGATCTGGTGGGCGGCGGCAGACCAACCTTTGCACTGCCCACGATAGACCGGGCGAGGGTGGAGGAGCATGTGAAGCTCCTGCATGCCTACGGATTCAAGTTCAATTATCTGCTGAATGCGACCTGTCTGGATAACCTGGAGACCACGAAGGATTTCCATTACCGCCTGCGCGAGCTGCTGGAATGGATCGGCACGCTGCAGCCGGAATATGTGACCGTATCGCTCCCGATGCTGATTGATATGGTGCGCACCGCGCTGCCGGATGTGAAGATCAGCCTGTCTACCTTTGCCAATGTGAACACGCTGAGACAAGCCCGGTATTTCGAGGAAAAAGGCGTCAGCGAGATTACTCTGCCCGAGAGCCGGAACCGCGACTTCGCCTTCCTGGAGAGCCTGCGCAAGAATACCCGCTGCGACTATCAGCTCATTGCGACCAATGATTGTATGCTGGATTGCCCGATGCGCCACAATCATGCCAACTTCCAGAGCCATGCCTCACAGTGCAATCATGTAACGGAGGGCTTCGCGCTGGATTATTATATGCTGCGCTGTACGGAGCGCAAGCTCCAGCACCCGGAGGAGCTGCTGAAGTCGCAGTGGATTCGCCCGGAAGACATGTATATCTATGAAGAACTGGGCTACCACAAGTTCAAGCTGACCGAGCGGATGAAGACCACGGAGAAGATTGCGGCTACTGCGCAGTCCTACTCCGGGCGGAAGTATGAGGGGAACCTGCTTAGCCTGCTTAATTCGCGGATGGCGGAGGCTGACTTCGAAATGCCGAACTTCTCGAAGAATATCAAGGAGAATTTCGCACCGTCCGACAAAATGAGACAGGTCTACCGCCTGCTGTTCAGCTTCCAGGCCAGCATCGACAACGAGAGCCTGGAAGGATTCCTGGAGGGCTTCCGCTCGAAGCGCTGCGACCGGATGGACTGTGACAAGTGCGGCTACTGTGCCGAATGGGCCAGCCGGACCGTATCCATGGCGAAGCCTGGGGATGAAGCGCTGAAGGAATTCGAGCAGCTGTTCGCGGCGCTTGCTTCGGGAAGCTTCTTCGAGTCAGCGGCCGGGGCGAAGGCGGTCTGGAGCGCGGAGGGCGAGAGTCTTCTGGGCGCGGTCATTGGGCGCAAGCCCGAGTTCATCCGCGATATGGCCGGGCCTGAGATCCGGAAGAAATCCGAGGAGCTGGCAGCGGCCCGGGGAAGTGCCGAGGTCTTAAGGCAGGATGTTGCCAAGGCCAATGTACTGTGTACCCCGGCGGACTTCCGGATGTTCGCGCTTAGCGATCTGCGGGCGCTGGGCTTCGATACGGCTGAGCTGGACTTAGAGGAGGCCGCCGGATGA
- the hemW gene encoding radical SAM family heme chaperone HemW, with protein sequence MAVKTTTRESFYNVYPHRDPICVSHYPNPVTEVPPADIYGTMGLGGQPPADNVGAVYVHVPFCASVCIFCPFNKMAYQEKQVEQYMEAVKAEIGIYASSPYGSQSTISAVTFGGGTPSALSAERMVEMLKSVQANYRVTPDAQISFEGSPATLTLEKMQAIRAQGANRISIGIQTFNDKMGHHLRMSHDSRRAFEVLEEAKEAGFENIGIDLMYNLPEQTMEEWLEDVRTAVRLGIDHITVFSLCVVPFTALFKMIKEGKIPPTGSIELEVDMYLEAKRLLQEEGYVQYSVWDFAKPGFEDRHVLLYYTQQKDLFAHGPAAFGYVNKLMYINQGDIQEYSDRLQQQFLSVFIASQADDLEAMHGMMAKGLRMLSVKRKDFAGMFGYQPEEVFGRTIDELVAKGLLETDEHEIRLSARGIVWGNNVCKEFFSEANQQTFESRVKLARGQKPAEAAGEELKG encoded by the coding sequence ATGGCCGTTAAGACCACAACCCGTGAATCCTTCTACAACGTCTATCCCCATAGAGATCCAATCTGTGTGTCCCACTATCCCAACCCTGTAACCGAGGTTCCCCCGGCTGATATTTACGGAACGATGGGCCTTGGCGGCCAGCCGCCGGCGGATAATGTGGGTGCAGTCTATGTGCATGTTCCCTTCTGCGCCTCAGTCTGTATCTTCTGCCCCTTCAACAAGATGGCCTATCAGGAAAAGCAGGTGGAGCAGTACATGGAGGCTGTCAAGGCCGAAATCGGCATCTATGCCTCTTCTCCGTATGGTTCGCAGTCCACGATCAGCGCGGTGACGTTCGGGGGCGGTACGCCTTCGGCTCTGTCGGCTGAACGGATGGTGGAGATGCTGAAGAGTGTCCAGGCGAATTACCGGGTGACACCGGATGCGCAGATCTCTTTCGAAGGCAGCCCGGCAACCTTGACGCTGGAGAAAATGCAGGCCATCCGCGCCCAGGGGGCGAACCGGATCAGCATCGGCATCCAGACCTTCAACGACAAGATGGGGCATCATCTGCGGATGAGCCATGATTCCCGGCGGGCCTTCGAGGTGCTGGAGGAAGCAAAGGAAGCAGGCTTCGAGAATATCGGTATCGATCTGATGTACAACCTGCCCGAGCAGACTATGGAGGAGTGGCTGGAGGATGTACGTACGGCGGTGCGGCTCGGCATCGACCATATCACGGTATTTTCTCTGTGTGTAGTACCCTTTACTGCCCTGTTCAAAATGATCAAGGAAGGCAAGATTCCCCCTACCGGCAGCATCGAGCTGGAAGTGGATATGTATCTGGAAGCCAAGCGGCTGCTCCAGGAAGAGGGGTATGTCCAGTACAGCGTGTGGGATTTCGCCAAGCCGGGCTTCGAGGACCGGCATGTCCTCTTGTACTATACCCAGCAGAAGGATCTGTTCGCGCACGGTCCGGCGGCCTTCGGGTACGTCAACAAGCTGATGTATATCAACCAGGGCGATATCCAGGAGTACAGCGACCGGCTCCAGCAGCAGTTCCTGTCCGTCTTCATCGCCAGCCAGGCGGATGATCTGGAGGCGATGCACGGCATGATGGCCAAGGGCCTGCGGATGCTGTCGGTGAAGCGGAAGGATTTCGCCGGCATGTTCGGCTATCAGCCTGAGGAGGTCTTTGGCCGGACGATCGATGAGCTGGTAGCCAAAGGCCTGCTGGAAACGGATGAGCACGAGATCCGCCTGTCGGCGAGAGGCATTGTGTGGGGCAACAACGTCTGCAAGGAGTTCTTCTCGGAAGCGAACCAGCAGACCTTCGAGAGCCGTGTGAAGCTGGCACGCGGACAAAAGCCGGCTGAGGCTGCCGGAGAGGAGCTGAAGGGATGA
- a CDS encoding carboxymuconolactone decarboxylase family protein, whose protein sequence is MSDMLMRVNPQVGAAFDSMCKSIEDTGTLEPKVRELIRLACVVTDRSAYGIRLHALKAYELGASAEEVTETVMNCLPVAGIEAVSSGLAAALSAVEAKRGVHHGR, encoded by the coding sequence ATGAGCGATATGTTGATGAGAGTTAATCCGCAGGTCGGGGCCGCTTTTGATAGCATGTGCAAGTCGATTGAGGATACGGGGACGCTTGAGCCCAAGGTGCGGGAATTGATCCGGCTGGCTTGCGTGGTCACGGACCGTTCTGCCTACGGTATCCGGCTGCATGCGCTGAAGGCTTATGAGCTGGGGGCGAGCGCGGAGGAAGTGACCGAGACCGTGATGAATTGTCTGCCGGTGGCAGGGATTGAGGCTGTGTCTTCCGGTCTGGCTGCGGCATTGTCGGCCGTGGAAGCGAAGCGGGGTGTTCATCATGGCCGTTAA
- the hemW gene encoding radical SAM family heme chaperone HemW, which translates to MNRAKPYVEMFKERDSICVSHYPVPISQHTEPEVRSLMELEQVNTKDTPVALYLHIPFCDATCSFCPFNRYLKRQDQVDRYLDAVRQEMDNYAGTPFGSSITVSSINLGGGTPSCLSSEELTGLLQYMKQSFRVEEDAMIFIEGNPRNFTADKLEALALQGLNRISVGVQTFQEELAEVLGLYHSVEDSFALVKNARNSGIENVGIDLMYNLPGQTLDQWRADILTSIEQEIDHICVISFCVVPHTQIASRIAEGKIPGIGDVYREIELYTIAKEMLLEAGYVQYSVIDFAKPGKTDRHATLYFSEQAHMIGIGAAAFGIINGYMYINSGNLNEYMTRVQDGLLPVNCGEKADERELAHGAMAKGLRMLSVNRAEFVKMFGQEPEQLFPETIERLVQDGLLIQDAEGIRLTEDGIIWGNNVSKKFFSAKYADYGLQHRMKLAKGRPVQSVQPVQSVQS; encoded by the coding sequence ATGAATAGAGCGAAGCCATACGTTGAAATGTTCAAGGAGAGAGATTCGATCTGCGTCTCGCATTATCCGGTGCCGATCTCGCAGCACACAGAGCCTGAGGTCCGTTCGCTGATGGAGCTCGAACAGGTGAATACCAAGGATACACCGGTAGCGCTGTATCTGCATATTCCCTTTTGCGATGCGACCTGCTCGTTCTGCCCGTTCAACCGCTATCTGAAGCGGCAGGATCAGGTGGACCGCTACCTGGACGCTGTCCGGCAGGAGATGGATAACTATGCGGGTACGCCGTTTGGCAGCAGTATTACAGTCTCCTCCATTAATCTCGGCGGCGGAACACCCTCCTGCCTGTCCTCGGAAGAGCTGACCGGACTCCTGCAATATATGAAGCAGTCCTTCCGTGTGGAAGAGGATGCCATGATCTTCATCGAAGGCAACCCCCGGAATTTCACGGCGGACAAGCTGGAGGCCTTGGCCTTGCAGGGATTGAACCGGATCAGCGTGGGGGTGCAGACCTTCCAGGAGGAGCTGGCCGAAGTATTGGGACTGTATCACAGTGTCGAGGATTCATTCGCATTAGTGAAGAATGCGCGTAACAGCGGTATTGAGAATGTCGGCATTGATCTGATGTACAATTTGCCGGGCCAGACGCTGGATCAATGGCGGGCGGATATTCTCACCTCCATTGAGCAGGAGATTGACCATATCTGCGTGATTTCCTTCTGTGTGGTCCCGCATACGCAGATCGCCTCGCGTATAGCGGAAGGGAAGATTCCGGGAATTGGGGATGTCTACAGGGAGATTGAGCTGTACACCATCGCCAAGGAGATGCTGCTGGAGGCAGGTTATGTCCAGTACAGCGTGATCGATTTCGCCAAGCCGGGCAAGACGGACCGGCACGCTACCCTGTACTTCTCGGAGCAGGCGCATATGATTGGGATCGGCGCGGCTGCTTTTGGCATCATTAACGGCTATATGTATATCAACAGCGGCAATCTGAATGAATATATGACCCGCGTGCAGGACGGGCTGCTGCCGGTCAATTGCGGCGAGAAGGCCGACGAGCGGGAGCTGGCTCACGGGGCTATGGCTAAGGGACTGCGGATGCTGTCCGTTAACCGTGCCGAGTTCGTGAAGATGTTCGGGCAGGAGCCGGAGCAGCTGTTCCCGGAGACGATAGAGCGGCTGGTGCAGGACGGGCTGCTGATCCAGGATGCCGAAGGGATTCGGCTGACCGAGGACGGCATTATATGGGGCAACAATGTCAGTAAGAAATTTTTCTCGGCGAAATATGCGGATTACGGGCTGCAGCACCGGATGAAGCTCGCTAAGGGACGCCCGGTGCAATCGGTACAACCGGTACAATCGGTTCAATCATAA
- a CDS encoding TIGR04076 family protein, translating to MNYEFELKVTGVKGHCRAGHKEGDIMKVSPLNAGNLCGTAFHAVFPMLLALNMDAKLPWDPEGNIVHSACPDLRNQMTMEIRRIPVEPSEDSPYAGRMLQSK from the coding sequence ATGAATTATGAATTTGAGCTTAAGGTTACGGGTGTTAAGGGACATTGCCGGGCAGGACATAAGGAAGGGGATATCATGAAGGTCTCCCCGCTGAACGCAGGCAATCTGTGCGGAACGGCCTTTCATGCGGTCTTCCCGATGCTGCTGGCGCTGAACATGGATGCGAAGCTGCCGTGGGACCCGGAGGGCAATATTGTACACTCGGCCTGCCCGGATCTGCGTAACCAGATGACGATGGAAATCCGCCGGATCCCGGTGGAGCCGTCGGAGGATTCTCCGTATGCCGGACGGATGCTGCAATCCAAATGA